Genomic segment of Peribacillus frigoritolerans:
CAAGCATTTCTGTTTATGCTACAGATACTTCAGTTAATAAGAGTGGAAGTAAAACAGTTAAAGTTATAGATAAAACTCCACCAAGCACACCAACAGTCAATACTGTATATGATAACGCTACTGTTATTAGTGGCAAAGCTGAATCAAGTGCAAAAGTATATGCAATGGTGGGAAGCAAGAAAATCGGAGAAGCAACTGCAAAAAATGGAGCATATACGATTAAGATTGCAAAACAAAAAGCAGGAACAAGCATTTCTGTTTATGCTACAGATACTTCAGTTAATAAGAGTGGAAGTAAAACAGTTAAAGTTATAGATAAAACTCCACCAAGCACCCCAACATTGAATAAAATTACAAGTAAGACAGTAACGGTAACTGGTAAAGGCGAAAAAAGAGTATCTATTTATATTTACAATGGAAGTAAGAAGATTGGGCAAGGAATAGTGGATGGTCGAGGATATTTTAAAGTGAAAATTAAGGCACAAAAGAAGGGTTCGTCATTAAAGGTATACGCTCAAGACAAATCAGGTAACAAGAGTAAGAGTAAAACGGTAAAGGTCAGCTAGTATCAAGATAAAATCAGATAAATTTGCTATTTAGCTACCTGTTTATAGATTTTGCGGTAATACTGAACCAAGTATTACCGCTTTTTTTTATCTATTTATATACCTAGATAGCTAGGATAGATAAAAGAGAGGTTTTATAAGTAAAGTATTCTATCCACACGATAGTGTTAAATATTATCACGTGTGATTCTTATGAAACACATGTCAATTGAGATGTTTCTACGTGTGAATTGTTTATACAACTAATGGGGCATTTAGTGAAAAAAGAAGGACTCTTCTAAGAACGTAAAGAAGTTAAAACTAATATTTTTCATGTAGGTTATATTAACAATTCTGTTTCGAATCTAATCTACACCGATTATAATAATTTTCCTCCCCATTAGTTTTTTTTGGTTAAAACGAAACCTGTATGGGAAAGGGTGAGGGGAAAAATGGTTTTTTACCTCTATCTAAATAAAAAATGTTATATTTAACATATCATTACATATATAAGGCGGAATGTTATGGCGATACAATTGTTACATAAAAATATTGGCGGAGAATTTTTCAAATTCTTAGAAGAAACAACAAAAAACATTTATATTATGTCTCCTTTTATTAGTTATCCTACTGCTCACCGACTAGCCACCTGGTTAGAAGAAACAGAACATAGGATAGATTGTAAAATTATCACTCGATTTAATAGAGAGGAGTTTATACAAGGAGCTAACAGTATTAAGGGATTAGAAAGACTCCTTGAAGCTGGTGCTGATTTATTTGCACTTCAGCACTTGCATACGAAACTATACGTTTTTGATAAGGAAAATATTATCATGGGGTCAGCTAACTTTACATTAAGTGGTTTTTTTAAAAATCACGAATTGGGTTTATTAATCAAAAATGAAATTCAGTTTAGTCAGCAATGTGTGGATTATTTTGTAGAAATATTAACTCAAATACATGAAAAAGGTGATTACAGAATTACAAAGGACTTGCTAAAAAAAGAATTAGAATATGTTACAAACGCTACGACAAGGCTTGGAAAAATGAAAAAATCATCTAATCCTAATGAGTATAATCAAAAGCGTTGGGGTGCGGTTATAGACGTAAATGAAAACTCAATCCAAAGTACTCCCAATTACAATTTCAAAGAACATTTTGACATACTTGAGGATATAACAACCCAAGATTTAAGTGATGAGGAATTATTCACTGGTGCTAGGATAAAATTTGAGGGGAACAGTACTAGCAGAATTTCCAATAAGGATGTTTATGTTAAAAGAAAAAAATTACTCCATGAATATCTTAACAGAACTTTTTACCCTCGAAAGCCTAGCAGTATCCAAGAAGGTGAATACATTTTTATTGCACTTTTAAGTAAAGATAAATACGGTAATGATACTCCGCTTATAGTTGGTTACGCTACTACCTTAGCTTTTAAAGAAGAAAATGTAATAAATGAAACTGACTTTAATTCCAAAAAATGGAATGTTAGGTATCCTTACTATATTCAATTTACAGATGGAAAATTTTTAAAAACACCTATAGAAAATGGAATTTCATTAATAGAATTATGCAATGAACTAAAGCATAAGGTGTATCCAAACACACAAAATTCACCTCAAGTATCAATAACCGAAATTTTAAAAAGACATCACCAAAAAGCCCATATTAAAATCACTAATGAAGCAAAGCGGTTCTTAAAAACGAGATTAGATAAGCTTTTTGATGAACAAGGATATGATTCTATTTTATAGTCCGATGTATTTTAGTTTTTATGAAAGATTATTAACATAAAAGATAGGTTTTATATAGCTATGGGTGCTTTACTTCACTTAGGAGTAAAGCCTTTTTGATGTACTAATTGTAAAGATGTTTGAAAGAGAACAATTTCCGTATTACCTATAGACTAAACATAAACGGTAACGAACATGTGAAAAAGGAAACTTAGATGTATCAAGGGATTCAAGACTTCTGTTCATTACCGTTTGACTATTACTGTAATTATTAATAAAATGTTACTATAGATTAACGGTATTGGAGTGGTTTTAATGAAAACGGTTGGCTATATAAGAGTAAGTAGTGAAGGGCAAAACATTGCACGACAAAAGAAATCATTAAAAGAAGTGGGTTGTACAGAGTTTTATATTGAAAAACTAAGTGGTGCTACAATGGAGCGACCAGAGTTACAAAGAATGCTTGAAGAACTTGAAGAAGGTGACATGGTAATCATCCATGAAATAAGTCGCTTATCACGTTCAACTAAAGACTTACTAGCAATCGTTGAAACTATTCAAAGCAAAGGTGCAGGATTGAAGTCTATTACCGATAAGTGGTTAGACCTCTCTGACGATAACCCTATGAGTGAGCTCCTATTCACTATATTTTCAGGTTTAGCACAGTTTGAGCGTAAGATGATTAAGCAACGTCAAAAGGAAGGTATTGAGATAGCAAAAAGTGAAGGGAAATTCAAAGGACGTAAAACGAAGCTAATTGAAGGAGGTAAGGAAGAAC
This window contains:
- a CDS encoding phospholipase D family protein gives rise to the protein MAIQLLHKNIGGEFFKFLEETTKNIYIMSPFISYPTAHRLATWLEETEHRIDCKIITRFNREEFIQGANSIKGLERLLEAGADLFALQHLHTKLYVFDKENIIMGSANFTLSGFFKNHELGLLIKNEIQFSQQCVDYFVEILTQIHEKGDYRITKDLLKKELEYVTNATTRLGKMKKSSNPNEYNQKRWGAVIDVNENSIQSTPNYNFKEHFDILEDITTQDLSDEELFTGARIKFEGNSTSRISNKDVYVKRKKLLHEYLNRTFYPRKPSSIQEGEYIFIALLSKDKYGNDTPLIVGYATTLAFKEENVINETDFNSKKWNVRYPYYIQFTDGKFLKTPIENGISLIELCNELKHKVYPNTQNSPQVSITEILKRHHQKAHIKITNEAKRFLKTRLDKLFDEQGYDSIL
- a CDS encoding recombinase family protein, with the translated sequence MKTVGYIRVSSEGQNIARQKKSLKEVGCTEFYIEKLSGATMERPELQRMLEELEEGDMVIIHEISRLSRSTKDLLAIVETIQSKGAGLKSITDKWLDLSDDNPMSELLFTIFSGLAQFERKMIKQRQKEGIEIAKSEGKFKGRKTKLIEGGKEEQRMKAIIEAYNRGKSINDIRTTFKVGTGTIYRLLEREGIK